The stretch of DNA GCATGGGCCACTACGTGGACATTCACGTGCAGGCGCACGAGGGCACATGACGCCGCACCGAGGGGCACCAACCATTCACCATCTGGACCGGGCCGACTGCGAAGCGTTGCTGCGTCGACACCATGTCGGACGGTTGGCGTTCACGTTTCACGATCGGGTCGATATCGAACCGATTCACTATGTGTTCGAGGACGGCCATATCTTTGGCCGCACGAAATTCGGCACTAAGGTCAGCGTGCTGGCGCATCATCCGTGGGTGGCGTTCGAGGTGGATGAGGTGGATGGCCTGCACGCATGGCAGAGCGTCGTGGTGCATGGTCAGATCGTCTTTCCGGACCCCGAGGGCGCGCCGGTGGAGCATCGGCAGTATGCGCGTGGCGTTGCCACCTTGCGTCATCTGGTCCCGAGCGCGTTCACGTCCCACGATCCGACACCCGATCGGGATCTGGTTTTCGCCTTTTGTGCATGACCTCCCGGGTCGCGCCGCGATGTCGGGGGATACGGCGCATGAGTAACGGCAACGGCAACGGCAGGAAGTGGGTGGTGCCTGACGCGCTCAAGTCGCTGCGTCTGGCGCCGGTCGATCGGGATGACCGCGTCAAGTTGGGCAGCAAGGCCGCGCTCGTTGATGACGCACCACCGCAGAAACTGATCGAGGACGCCACCCGCGCGCTGCTGGATCGACTGACCGCGCTGCAGGACGCGTTTCACGCCGATCGCCGGCATGCGCTGCTGCTGGTGCTGCAAGGACGTGACGCCTCGGGCAAGGACGGGGTGATCAGGACAGTCTATGGCGCCTTCAATCCCACGGGAGTGACGGTGGCGCCGTTCGACCCGACCACCCTCTGGAGTTGCGTCACGACTTTCTGGCGTGTGCATCAGGTCGTGCCGCCGCTGGGCACGGTCGGGGTGTTCAATCGCTCGCACTGAAGACGTGCTGCGGCGTCCGCGTGCGCAAGCCGGCGCGGAGTCGGTGGTGGCGGCCGCGGTACGCGCAGATTGTCGCCTTCGAGCGACCCTGGCCGACAACGGCGTGATTGTCCGCAGCATGCTGCACGTTTCGCGTGAAGAACAGGCCGGCGGGTTTCGCGAGCGGCTGGACGATCCGCGCAAGAACTGGAAGTTTCGCGTCGACGACCTGAAAGACCGGGGCTGTGGGACGACTACACGGAGGCCTACCGCGAGGCGCTGACCCGAGTGCAGTACGCGAAAGGCCCCGTGGTTCGTGGTGCCCTCGGATGACAAGACGGTTCGCAACTTCCCGATTGCCCGCATGCTGCGGAAACGCTGGAGCAGCTGGATCCGCGATACCCGGAGATGGACCCGGCAGT from Gemmatimonadaceae bacterium encodes:
- a CDS encoding pyridoxamine 5'-phosphate oxidase family protein, encoding MTPHRGAPTIHHLDRADCEALLRRHHVGRLAFTFHDRVDIEPIHYVFEDGHIFGRTKFGTKVSVLAHHPWVAFEVDEVDGLHAWQSVVVHGQIVFPDPEGAPVEHRQYARGVATLRHLVPSAFTSHDPTPDRDLVFAFCA